In a genomic window of Streptomyces sp. NBC_01142:
- the hemG gene encoding protoporphyrinogen oxidase, whose protein sequence is MLGSSNVDTHTGRTGHVVVVGGGIAGLAAAHRLLASGVRVTLLEATDRLGGKLQAGEIEGAPVDFGAESMLARRPEAVELARAVGLADRLQPPATATASVWTRDALRPMPKGHVMGVPGDPAALAGLLSPEGIARIARESDLPPAELGDDVAVGAYVAERLGREVVDRLVEPLLGGVYAGDAYRISMRAAVPQLFEAARTHHSLLAGVRDIQEQAARQQQSGPVFMGIEGGVGQLPGAVADAVRDRGGEILMETPVLGLTRTADGWRIRTDQGVIAADGVVLSTPAWSASALLAAESPAAAAELGRIEYASMALVTMAFRRADLAGMPDGSGFLVPPVDGRTIKASTFSSRKWGWVDKGSSDLFLLRTSIGRYGEEEHLHREDAELVAVSLRDLGEATGLAARPVATEVTRWTGGLPQYPVGHLARVARIRAEIARMPGLKVCGAAYDGVGIPACIAGAQRAADEIIATSPLVQGTADDAGE, encoded by the coding sequence ATGCTGGGTAGTTCAAACGTGGACACACATACGGGCCGTACGGGTCATGTCGTCGTGGTCGGAGGCGGCATCGCCGGTCTCGCCGCCGCACACCGGCTGCTGGCCTCCGGGGTGCGTGTGACCCTCCTCGAAGCTACCGACCGCCTCGGCGGCAAGCTGCAGGCGGGCGAGATCGAGGGCGCCCCCGTCGACTTCGGCGCCGAGTCGATGCTCGCGCGGCGCCCCGAAGCGGTCGAACTGGCCCGCGCGGTCGGTCTCGCCGACCGGCTCCAGCCGCCCGCCACCGCCACCGCATCGGTCTGGACGCGTGACGCACTGCGCCCGATGCCCAAGGGCCATGTGATGGGCGTGCCCGGCGACCCGGCGGCGCTGGCCGGACTGCTCTCCCCGGAAGGCATCGCCCGCATCGCGCGGGAAAGCGACCTGCCGCCCGCCGAGCTCGGCGACGATGTCGCCGTCGGCGCGTACGTCGCCGAGCGCCTCGGCCGCGAGGTCGTCGACCGGCTGGTGGAGCCGCTGCTCGGCGGGGTGTACGCGGGTGACGCGTACCGCATTTCGATGCGCGCCGCCGTCCCCCAGCTGTTCGAGGCCGCCAGGACCCACCACTCGCTGCTCGCGGGCGTACGGGACATCCAGGAGCAGGCCGCCCGGCAGCAGCAGAGCGGGCCGGTCTTCATGGGCATCGAAGGCGGAGTCGGACAGCTGCCCGGCGCCGTCGCCGACGCCGTACGCGACCGGGGCGGCGAGATCCTCATGGAGACGCCCGTCCTCGGCCTGACCCGGACCGCCGACGGCTGGCGGATCCGCACCGACCAGGGCGTCATCGCCGCCGACGGTGTGGTGCTCTCGACCCCCGCCTGGTCCGCCTCCGCGCTGCTCGCCGCCGAGTCACCGGCGGCCGCCGCCGAGCTCGGCCGGATCGAGTACGCCTCGATGGCGCTGGTCACCATGGCCTTCCGCCGCGCCGACCTGGCCGGGATGCCGGACGGCAGCGGCTTCCTGGTGCCGCCCGTGGACGGCCGCACCATCAAGGCGTCCACCTTCTCCAGCCGCAAGTGGGGCTGGGTCGACAAGGGTTCCTCCGACCTCTTCCTCCTGCGCACCTCCATCGGACGGTACGGCGAGGAGGAGCATCTGCACCGTGAGGACGCCGAGCTCGTCGCCGTATCCCTGCGGGACCTCGGCGAGGCGACCGGGCTCGCGGCCAGGCCGGTGGCCACCGAGGTGACCCGGTGGACCGGCGGGCTGCCGCAGTACCCCGTCGGGCACCTGGCGCGCGTCGCCCGCATCCGCGCCGAGATCGCCAGGATGCCGGGCCTCAAGGTCTGCGGCGCGGCGTACGACGGCGTCGGCATCCCTGCCTGCATCGCCGGAGCCCAGCGCGCGGCGGACGAGATCATCGCCACGTCCCCCCTGGTGCAGGGCACTGCGGACGACGCGGGAGAATAG
- the hemQ gene encoding hydrogen peroxide-dependent heme synthase → MTAPEKTPNAGKKAKDLNEVIRYTLWSVFKLRDVLPEDTSRAGYADEVQELFDQLAAKDITVRGTYDVSGLRADADVMIWWHAETADELQEAYNLFRRTKLGRALEPVWSNMALHRPAEFNKSHVPAFLADETPRNYVSVYPFVRSYDWYLLPDEDRRRMLADHGKMARGYPDVRANTVASFSLGDYEWVLAFEADELYRIVDLMRHLRASEARLHVREEVPFYTGRRKSVAELVAGLA, encoded by the coding sequence ATGACTGCACCGGAAAAGACTCCCAACGCGGGGAAGAAGGCGAAGGACCTCAACGAGGTCATCCGCTACACCCTGTGGTCCGTCTTCAAGCTGCGCGATGTGCTCCCCGAGGACACGTCCCGCGCCGGTTACGCCGACGAGGTCCAGGAGCTGTTCGACCAGCTCGCCGCCAAGGACATCACCGTCCGCGGCACATACGACGTGTCCGGGCTGCGCGCCGACGCGGACGTCATGATCTGGTGGCACGCGGAGACCGCGGACGAGCTCCAGGAGGCGTACAACCTCTTCCGGCGCACCAAGCTGGGCCGCGCGCTCGAGCCGGTCTGGTCGAACATGGCGCTGCACCGCCCCGCCGAGTTCAACAAGTCGCACGTCCCGGCCTTCCTGGCCGACGAGACGCCGCGCAACTACGTCAGCGTCTACCCCTTCGTCCGCTCCTACGACTGGTACCTGCTGCCCGACGAGGACCGCCGCCGGATGCTCGCCGACCACGGCAAGATGGCCCGCGGCTACCCGGACGTGCGCGCCAACACGGTCGCGTCGTTCTCCCTCGGTGACTACGAGTGGGTGCTGGCCTTCGAGGCCGACGAGCTGTACCGGATCGTCGACCTGATGCGTCACCTGCGCGCCTCCGAGGCCCGTCTGCACGTCCGCGAAGAGGTCCCGTTCTACACGGGCCGCCGCAAGTCCGTCGCCGAGCTGGTGGCCGGGCTCGCCTGA
- a CDS encoding alpha/beta hydrolase translates to MRAVAKYGAVASLSSLVLTTFAVAPADGATATTTATASAEFHGTALAAGRAAAAGITFGRCPKAEMLPAPVQCGTVEVPLDYAAPSGRRITLTVSRVRASGKPAERQGALVYNPGGPGASSMDFPLIATRAKWKRIARAYDIVGYSPRGVGRSAPLSCQDPDDFTKAPTLAPSHPSPSYKRERIARAQAYAQGCARNAGPALRHYTSLNNARDLEVLRAALGEQQLTFMGASYGTYFGALYATLFPSHVRRMVFDSAVNPAEHQVWYRNNLDQSLAFESRWGDFRAWVAKHDATYHLGATPEEVSHSYEQVRARLAAEPAGGRVGPGQLHAAFLSAGYYDGVWPPRATALSEYLKGNAKPLIDQAAPKPGQARESENGNAVYTAVMCNDAPWPTDWAVWDRDNSDLARLAPFETWDNAWMNLPCAYWLAPRQQPLDVRTKKGALPPTLILAAERDAATPYEGARELSRRLQGSVLITERDAGTHGIGGGSNDCVNAHLENYLLHGKTPVRRAECAPHPEPDPVSLDRWAAQPKPPLTV, encoded by the coding sequence ATGAGAGCAGTTGCGAAGTACGGGGCGGTGGCCAGCCTCAGTTCCTTGGTCCTGACCACATTTGCGGTCGCCCCGGCCGACGGCGCGACCGCCACCACTACGGCCACCGCGAGCGCCGAGTTCCACGGCACGGCCCTCGCCGCCGGGCGCGCCGCCGCCGCGGGCATCACCTTCGGCCGCTGCCCCAAGGCCGAGATGCTGCCCGCCCCCGTCCAGTGCGGCACGGTCGAGGTCCCGCTCGACTACGCCGCCCCCTCGGGCCGCCGGATCACCCTGACCGTCAGCCGCGTACGTGCGAGCGGCAAGCCGGCCGAGCGCCAGGGCGCGCTGGTCTACAACCCCGGGGGGCCCGGCGCCTCCAGCATGGACTTCCCGCTGATCGCCACGCGCGCCAAGTGGAAGCGGATCGCCCGGGCGTACGACATCGTGGGCTACTCCCCGCGCGGCGTCGGCCGCTCCGCCCCGCTCTCCTGCCAGGACCCGGACGACTTCACCAAGGCGCCCACCCTCGCCCCCAGTCACCCCTCCCCCTCGTACAAGAGGGAGCGGATCGCCCGGGCGCAGGCATACGCCCAGGGCTGCGCGCGCAACGCGGGACCAGCGCTGCGCCACTACACGTCCCTCAACAACGCCCGGGACCTGGAGGTGCTGCGTGCGGCGCTCGGCGAGCAGCAACTGACCTTCATGGGCGCCTCGTACGGCACCTACTTCGGCGCGCTGTACGCGACCCTCTTCCCCTCTCATGTGCGCCGGATGGTCTTCGACTCGGCGGTCAACCCGGCGGAGCACCAGGTCTGGTACCGCAACAACCTCGACCAGTCGCTCGCCTTCGAGAGCCGCTGGGGGGACTTCCGCGCCTGGGTCGCCAAGCACGACGCGACGTACCACCTGGGTGCCACGCCCGAGGAGGTCTCCCACAGCTACGAGCAGGTGCGCGCCCGCCTCGCCGCCGAGCCGGCGGGCGGCAGGGTCGGTCCCGGCCAGCTGCACGCGGCGTTCCTGAGCGCCGGTTACTACGACGGCGTCTGGCCGCCCCGGGCCACCGCGCTCTCGGAGTATCTGAAGGGCAACGCCAAGCCGCTGATCGACCAGGCGGCGCCGAAGCCCGGACAGGCGCGGGAGTCGGAGAACGGCAACGCCGTCTACACCGCCGTCATGTGCAACGACGCCCCCTGGCCGACGGACTGGGCGGTGTGGGACCGCGACAACAGCGACCTCGCGCGCCTGGCGCCCTTCGAGACCTGGGACAACGCCTGGATGAATCTGCCGTGCGCCTACTGGCTCGCGCCGCGGCAGCAGCCGCTGGACGTCCGTACGAAGAAGGGCGCGCTGCCTCCGACGCTGATCCTGGCGGCCGAGCGGGACGCGGCGACACCGTACGAGGGTGCGCGGGAGCTTTCGCGGCGGCTGCAGGGGTCCGTACTGATCACGGAGCGGGACGCCGGCACGCACGGTATCGGCGGCGGCAGCAATGACTGCGTCAACGCTCACCTGGAGAACTACCTGCTGCACGGTAAGACGCCGGTGCGGCGCGCTGAATGCGCGCCGCACCCGGAGCCGGACCCGGTGTCGCTGGACCGGTGGGCGGCACAGCCGAAGCCGCCGCTCACCGTCTGA
- a CDS encoding TIGR04222 domain-containing membrane protein yields the protein MLWVLFLLVAWAVAGITCARLCLAAVEAARPAPEGPGLERQLSLYEAAFLAGGPQRVAELTLVSMHRRRTLLLAHTGWTTVVDPEGEDDLERSVLGAIGPAGQARTAAVRAAASAADAVRALADRLVGAGLAVPDAARSHVASAVRAVQGAAALTLALAAATLLMLPQEQGSTVLVIAWFALPLLLTLGCLAIARIEVYPYTRWASPDGQRLLGSLSPRSDGDERALLTAVAVQGVGALDDPALRAALTGGRMAHRSH from the coding sequence ATGCTCTGGGTCCTATTCCTTCTGGTCGCCTGGGCCGTGGCGGGGATCACCTGCGCCCGGCTCTGCCTCGCCGCCGTCGAAGCCGCTCGTCCCGCACCCGAAGGCCCGGGGCTGGAGCGGCAGTTGAGCCTGTACGAGGCCGCTTTCCTGGCCGGCGGCCCGCAGCGGGTCGCCGAGCTCACGCTCGTCTCGATGCACCGCCGCCGCACACTGCTGCTCGCGCACACCGGCTGGACCACGGTCGTCGACCCGGAGGGCGAGGACGATCTCGAGCGCTCGGTCCTCGGCGCGATAGGGCCCGCGGGTCAGGCCCGTACAGCGGCGGTGCGGGCCGCCGCGTCCGCCGCCGATGCCGTACGCGCCCTGGCCGACCGTCTTGTCGGCGCCGGACTCGCCGTCCCCGACGCCGCCAGGTCACATGTCGCCTCCGCCGTGCGTGCCGTGCAGGGCGCGGCCGCGCTGACCCTGGCGCTGGCGGCGGCCACGTTGCTGATGCTCCCTCAGGAGCAGGGCTCCACGGTCCTGGTGATCGCCTGGTTCGCGCTTCCGCTGCTGCTCACCCTGGGCTGTCTGGCCATCGCGCGGATCGAGGTGTATCCGTACACCCGCTGGGCCTCGCCCGACGGTCAGCGGCTGCTCGGCTCGCTCTCCCCGAGGAGCGACGGTGACGAGCGCGCGCTGCTGACCGCGGTGGCCGTCCAGGGAGTCGGCGCGCTCGACGATCCGGCCCTGCGCGCGGCACTCACCGGCGGCCGAATGGCGCATCGGAGTCATTGA